A single Pan troglodytes isolate AG18354 chromosome X, NHGRI_mPanTro3-v2.0_pri, whole genome shotgun sequence DNA region contains:
- the FAM47B gene encoding protein FAM47B (The RefSeq protein has 3 substitutions compared to this genomic sequence), with product MGDRRPQDRPRSQGMDSTPWYCDKPPSKYFAKRKHRRLRFPPVDTQNWVFVTEGMDDSRYGCPSPEDTLVCRRDEFLLPKISLRGPQADPKSRKKKLLKKAALFSELSPAQPTRKAFVEEVEARLMTKHPLAMYPNLGKDMPPDLLLQVLKQLDPERKLEDAWARCKAREKTTEVPTESGKYPCGESCPRPPETPVSRLRPQLPKTPVSSRRPEHPKTRVSSLRPEPPKTRVSSLHPEPPETRASHLRADPPETGVSHLRPEPPKTLVSSVHPEPPDTGASHLCPEPPETRVSHLHPEPPETGVSHLRPEPSKTQVSSLCPEPPEAGVSHLCLEPPNTHRVSSFLLQVLKLDSEKKLEDARACCEGQEMTTEELTKPGKYHFWESCPRPFESRMPHLRLVLPITRRMASLCLKPPKTRRVSSLCPEPTKTGVSHQKELFQEDTPSTTECISDFLQHRYTSSKLRDFMRAGDRGVDEQPISSLFDFTPECKTTDQDQKIKKANECASRLMYGMELDDVDEVEFLRIKYWDRRRRAAPHSYSAQRGRIRYGPWYFERRLGKKLRSDEPLIDPKPVLEKPDEPDILDGLYRPIAFKDFILSKGYRMPGVIEKLFAKKGWTYDSVKTPIQRAMQVYKYKEDVTDASKED from the coding sequence ATGGGGGACCGGAGGCCACAGGACCGGCCAAGGTCCCAAGGCATGGACTCCACGCCCTGGTACTGTGACAAACCGCCTTCCAAGTACTTCGCGAAGCGCAAGCACAGGCGCCTGAGGTTCCCGCCTGTGGACACCCAGAACTGGGTATTTGTGACGGAGGGCATGGACGACTCCCGCTACGGCTGTCCGTCTCCCGAAGATACGCTTGTTTGTCGCCGTGACGAGTTTTTACTACCCAAAATATCTCTCAGAGGTCCCCAAGCTGACcccaaaagcaggaagaaaaagctGCTCAAGAAAGCGGCCCTATTTTCCGAGCTCTCGCCAGCACAGCCAACACGGAAGGCGTTCGTAGAGGAAGTGGAAGCCCGGCTGATGACCAAGCATCCCTTGGCCATGTACCCCAATCTGGGAAAAGATATGCCTCCAGATCTCCTACTACAGGTGCTGAAACAGCTGGATCCCGAGAGGAAGCTGGAGGACGCTTGGGCTCGTTGTGAGGCCCGGGAGAAGACAACCGAGGTACCCACCGAGTCTGGTAAATATCCCTGTGGGGAATCCTGCCCGCGGCCTCCCGAGACTCCTGTGTCCCGTCTCcgtcctcagcttcccaagactCCGGTGTCCAGTCGCCGCCCAGAGCATCCCAAGACTCGGGTGTCCAGTCTCCGCCCAGAGCCTCCCAAGACTCGGGTGTCCAGTCTCCACCCGGAACCTCCAGAGACTCGCGCATCTCATCTCCGCGCGGATCCTCCCGAGACTGGAGTGTCCCATCTCCGGCCAGAGCCTCCCAAGACTCTGGTGTCCAGTGTCCACCCAGAGCCTCCTGATACTGGAGCGTCCCATCTCTGCCCGGAGCCTCCCGAGACTCGCGTATCTCATCTCCACCCGGAGCCTCCTGAGACTGGAGTGTCCCATCTTCGCCCAGAGCCTTCCAAGACTCAGGTGTCCAGTCTCTGCCCGGAGCCTCCCGAGGCTGGAGTGTCCCATCTCTGCCTGGAACCTCCCAACACTCATCGGGTGTCCAGTTTCCTACTACAGGTGCTGAAACTGGATTCTGAGAAGAAGCTGGAAGACGCACGGGCTTGTTGTGAGGGCCAGGAGATGACAACCGAGGAACTCACCAAGCCTGGTAAATACCATTTTTGGGAATCCTGTCCACGGCCTTTTGAGAGTCGGATGCCCCATCTCCGCCTGGTGCTTCCCATAACTCGTCGAATGGCCAGTCTCTGCCTGAAGCCTCCCAAGACTCGTCGGGTGTCCAGTCTCTGCCCGGAGCCTACCAAGACTGGAGTGTCCCATCAAAAAGAACTGTTTCAGGAAGATACACCAAGCACAACGGAGTGCATTTCTGACTTTCTTCAACATAGATACACATCGAGCAAACTCCGTGACTTCAAGAGGGCTGGAGACCGGGGAGTTGATGAACAACCCATCAGCAGTCTGTTTGACTTTACCCCTGAGTGCAAAACAACCGATCAAGACCAAAAGATTAAGAAGGCAAACGAGTGTGCTTCAAGGCTGATGTACGGCATGGAGCTAGACGACGTGGATGAGGTCGAATTCTTACGGATAAAATACTGGGACAGGAGACGCCGGGCGGCACCGCATTCTTATAGTGCACAGCGTGGGAGGATAAGGTATGGACCATGGTACTTCGAGCGTAGGTTGGGGAAAAAGCTAAGAAGTGATGAACCTTTGATTGACCCCAAGCCCGTACTTGAAAAGCCTGATGAACCCGACATTCTTGACGGTCTTTATGGACCAATTGCCTTTAAGGATTTCATTCTAAGCAAGGGCTACAGAATGCCTGGCGTCATTGAAAAGCTGTTTGCCAAGAAGGGATGGACTTACGACTCTGTTAAGACTCCTATTCAACGTGCAATGCAAGTTTACAAGTACAAAGAAGACGTCACAGATGCATCAAAAGAAGATTAG